In Mycoplasma sp. OR1901, the following are encoded in one genomic region:
- the mnmE gene encoding tRNA uridine-5-carboxymethylaminomethyl(34) synthesis GTPase MnmE has translation MNDNIAAISSGSRTNQPISIVRLSGPNAVDIIKKIYKGKIGHDHQITYGEIYDKETLIDEVLVMWFIGKKNKDGKMIYNNYVGEPIIEINCHGGIVVTNKILELLLVHGARLAEPGEFTRRAFLNGKLDLVKADAIHDLIMSKTTRQANASVSRFKGKTSDLLDKINNRISLLIGTAEVNIDYPEYEDVDQITSKLFINTLGELSKEFSEIIRVSEKSRYIFEGVKVAILGKPNVGKSSVLNALLSEEKAIVTDIAGTTRDLVEASYQIDGILFKLIDTAGIRKTDEIIEQMGIKKSFDQIEQADLILHILDPSQENNEFDIEIEKKSKELNKYYIKVMNKSDLVQGKKDGFIYISAIKKEIEDLEKALVENFKNIDVLDERIFSNTRQLSLIKKSKRHIDDALELAKNEGYTFDTLIVDLYDAWDSLEEIKGRANREDLLDTMFSNFCLGK, from the coding sequence ATGAACGATAATATAGCAGCAATAAGTTCTGGTTCAAGAACAAACCAGCCCATCTCCATAGTTAGGCTAAGCGGTCCTAACGCGGTAGATATAATAAAAAAAATATACAAAGGTAAAATTGGTCATGATCATCAAATTACTTATGGTGAAATATATGATAAAGAAACTTTAATAGATGAAGTTTTAGTAATGTGATTTATAGGTAAAAAAAACAAAGACGGAAAAATGATTTATAACAACTACGTTGGAGAACCTATCATAGAAATAAATTGTCACGGCGGAATCGTTGTCACAAATAAAATTTTAGAATTGCTTTTAGTGCATGGCGCACGTCTAGCTGAACCTGGCGAATTTACAAGAAGAGCTTTTTTAAACGGTAAATTAGACCTAGTTAAAGCGGATGCAATACATGACTTAATAATGTCTAAAACAACGAGACAAGCTAACGCAAGTGTTTCTCGTTTTAAAGGTAAAACAAGTGATTTATTAGATAAAATTAATAATAGAATTAGTCTACTAATTGGAACAGCCGAAGTTAATATTGACTATCCAGAATATGAAGATGTTGATCAAATAACTTCAAAGTTATTTATCAACACTTTAGGTGAATTATCTAAAGAATTTAGTGAAATAATAAGAGTTTCCGAAAAAAGTAGATACATATTCGAAGGTGTTAAAGTCGCTATTTTAGGTAAACCAAATGTTGGTAAAAGTAGTGTCTTAAATGCTTTACTTTCTGAAGAAAAAGCCATCGTAACTGATATTGCTGGAACTACAAGAGATTTAGTCGAAGCAAGTTATCAAATTGATGGAATTTTATTCAAATTAATTGATACCGCTGGTATTAGAAAAACTGATGAAATAATTGAACAAATGGGTATTAAAAAATCTTTTGATCAAATCGAACAAGCGGATTTAATTTTACACATTTTAGACCCATCTCAAGAAAATAATGAGTTCGATATTGAAATTGAGAAAAAATCTAAAGAATTAAACAAATATTATATTAAAGTTATGAATAAATCTGACTTGGTGCAAGGCAAAAAAGACGGATTTATTTATATTTCTGCAATTAAAAAAGAAATCGAAGATCTCGAAAAAGCTTTAGTAGAAAACTTCAAAAATATCGATGTTTTAGATGAAAGAATTTTCTCAAATACAAGACAGTTATCATTAATTAAAAAATCTAAAAGACATATTGATGATGCTTTAGAATTAGCTAAAAATGAAGGGTATACTTTTGATACTCTAATAGTAGATTTATACGATGCTTGAGATTCACTAGAAGAAATAAAAGGGAGAGCTAATAGAGAAGATTTATTAGATACAATGTTTTCTAACTTCTGTTTAGGTAAATAA
- a CDS encoding TatD family hydrolase — protein sequence MGKRRNKFIDAHAHVNYSYYSEFAIQQIVEATEYNKVEFIINNGGHFEENDQVIELSQKYPLLKACIGIHPESIKNNDSIKGFKEKVIHNLDNIVGIGEIGIDYYYEDGPGRDVQLHCFEEQIKIASEYNLPAVIHIRDKENEFQAYEDTYQILKKYPNLKVMLHTFAGNIEWAKKFMEFKNLYFSFSGVVTFNSSENTREVVKFVPLEKMLTETDSPYLRPHPYSGEKNEPNTVVYTSYYIAALKEVGLDKFVDKINRNLRRLFNL from the coding sequence ATGGGTAAAAGAAGAAATAAATTTATAGATGCACACGCACACGTAAACTACTCATACTATAGCGAGTTTGCTATTCAACAAATAGTTGAAGCAACAGAATATAATAAAGTTGAATTTATAATAAATAATGGTGGTCATTTTGAAGAAAATGACCAAGTTATTGAACTATCACAAAAATATCCTCTTTTAAAAGCATGTATTGGAATTCATCCTGAAAGCATTAAAAATAATGATTCTATTAAAGGTTTTAAAGAAAAAGTTATCCACAACTTAGATAACATAGTTGGGATCGGGGAAATAGGTATTGATTATTATTATGAAGACGGTCCTGGTAGAGATGTTCAATTACATTGTTTTGAAGAACAAATTAAAATAGCAAGTGAATATAATTTACCTGCAGTTATTCATATTAGAGATAAAGAAAATGAATTCCAAGCTTATGAAGATACATATCAAATACTTAAAAAATATCCAAATTTAAAAGTTATGTTGCATACTTTTGCAGGTAACATTGAGTGAGCTAAAAAGTTCATGGAATTTAAAAATTTATATTTTTCTTTTAGTGGTGTAGTCACATTCAATTCAAGCGAAAATACTAGAGAAGTAGTTAAATTTGTTCCATTGGAAAAAATGCTAACCGAAACAGATTCACCATACTTAAGACCACATCCATACTCAGGAGAAAAAAATGAGCCCAACACAGTTGTTTACACAAGTTACTATATTGCAGCCTTAAAAGAAGTTGGTTTAGATAAATTTGTAGACAAAATAAATAGAAATTTAAGAAGGTTATTTAATTTATAA
- the rsmA gene encoding 16S rRNA (adenine(1518)-N(6)/adenine(1519)-N(6))-dimethyltransferase RsmA, giving the protein MKKEVYAKKKFGQNFLKDNNIINKILKVTEIKDNNIVEIGPGRGALTKELVKEAKKVTAFEIDQDMVNVIQGEIKESNLTLIHEDFLKSDLSSIEKSKVIANIPYYITTDIMFRIFEHRDIFNEAILMVQKEVAERIVSKENSKEYSKLSLSAQFLADTKIEFIVPKNAFSPAPKVDSAIISLKFYDDIDNQTWNIYKDFFKLCFNNRRKKLITSLKTVYTNDKILKSFSELGYDENIRIQQIPLENVVELYKLLND; this is encoded by the coding sequence ATGAAAAAAGAAGTATATGCAAAAAAGAAATTTGGACAAAATTTCTTAAAAGATAATAATATTATCAATAAAATTTTAAAAGTCACTGAAATAAAAGACAATAATATAGTTGAAATTGGTCCAGGGCGCGGAGCTTTAACAAAAGAATTAGTTAAAGAAGCTAAAAAGGTTACCGCATTTGAAATTGACCAAGATATGGTTAATGTAATTCAAGGCGAAATTAAAGAATCTAACCTTACACTCATTCATGAAGATTTCTTAAAAAGCGATCTCTCATCGATAGAAAAATCAAAAGTAATAGCAAATATTCCTTACTATATCACGACAGATATTATGTTTAGAATATTTGAACACCGTGATATTTTTAACGAAGCAATATTAATGGTGCAAAAAGAAGTGGCTGAAAGAATAGTTTCAAAAGAGAACTCTAAAGAATATTCTAAACTATCATTAAGTGCGCAATTTTTAGCAGATACTAAAATAGAATTTATTGTTCCTAAAAATGCTTTTTCACCTGCACCAAAGGTAGATTCAGCAATAATATCTCTAAAATTTTATGATGATATTGATAATCAAACATGAAATATATATAAAGACTTTTTTAAATTATGTTTTAATAACAGAAGAAAGAAATTAATAACTTCTCTTAAAACAGTTTATACAAATGATAAAATTTTAAAATCATTTAGTGAATTAGGGTATGACGAAAACATTAGAATTCAACAAATACCGCTTGAAAATGTTGTTGAGTTATACAAATTACTAAATGATTAA
- the hinT gene encoding histidine triad protein HinT — protein MASIFTKIINREINSNIIYEDDKVISILDINPKQPGHFLVIPKVEKTSIIEQTDEEISYLMKIARKLAMEKIKNNEATGFKIVINTGSSAGQEVMHTHVHVIPYK, from the coding sequence TTGGCTAGTATTTTTACAAAAATTATAAATAGAGAAATTAACTCTAATATAATTTATGAAGATGATAAAGTTATATCTATTTTAGATATTAACCCTAAACAACCAGGACATTTTCTAGTTATACCAAAAGTGGAAAAAACAAGCATTATTGAACAAACCGATGAAGAAATTAGTTATTTAATGAAAATAGCACGTAAATTAGCTATGGAAAAAATTAAAAATAACGAAGCTACAGGATTTAAAATCGTAATTAATACTGGTTCTAGCGCAGGTCAAGAAGTAATGCATACACACGTTCACGTAATACCATACAAATAA
- a CDS encoding HinT-interacting membrane complex lipoprotein P60 — MIKWIKKVILPVSLASISVAAISCGRTADSIEKTKQDELFKDTKVKTEVENLWIENVLKTYYSVENNNELFSNQDYKDAAFQTYKTYVEYQNQKDSKYLEKQITNLLSLGVLNENDYKELEKAFSFKSLPTLEQFSILYKNKSSDVRLLVNKQLLVNKYLTISKKEELQKVDNSKYLKNKDKFDQNNFLLIDYILDKNYVQLWEFKSSKEQDLFTTKYKTISNIQEFNDITLKNYTTDNVVSSNLLFSNNKKIETKLGGYVGIQKTPFSFDNSLTALSQDNVLLSGFYNYSTKNLVKVTEDGNLAESIKITNNDGKINISYLNRIMPLTKKVANPNDKEKEMTIFTMDNTIFAPNLLILTTILSVNDESLYNKAVEAFVALGNKLTITENDTLKKSLEGSKFLG; from the coding sequence ATGATAAAATGAATTAAAAAAGTTATTTTACCAGTATCATTAGCATCAATTAGTGTGGCAGCTATTTCTTGTGGAAGAACTGCCGATTCAATTGAAAAAACTAAACAAGATGAATTGTTTAAAGATACAAAAGTAAAAACGGAAGTTGAAAACTTATGAATTGAAAATGTTTTAAAAACATATTATTCAGTAGAAAATAACAATGAATTATTCTCAAACCAAGACTATAAAGATGCAGCGTTCCAAACTTACAAAACATATGTTGAATACCAAAATCAAAAAGATTCAAAATATTTAGAAAAACAAATCACAAACTTACTTTCACTAGGTGTATTAAACGAAAATGATTATAAAGAATTAGAAAAAGCTTTTTCTTTTAAATCGTTACCAACATTAGAACAATTCTCTATTTTATACAAAAACAAATCATCTGATGTTAGATTATTAGTTAACAAACAATTGTTAGTTAATAAATATTTAACAATTTCTAAAAAAGAAGAATTACAAAAAGTTGATAATTCTAAATACTTAAAAAATAAAGATAAATTTGATCAAAACAATTTCTTATTAATTGATTACATTCTTGACAAAAATTATGTTCAATTATGAGAGTTTAAATCAAGCAAAGAACAAGATTTATTCACTACAAAATATAAAACAATCTCAAACATACAAGAATTCAATGACATAACATTAAAAAACTACACAACAGATAATGTTGTTTCATCTAACTTATTATTCTCAAATAATAAAAAAATTGAAACAAAATTAGGTGGTTATGTAGGTATTCAAAAAACTCCATTCAGCTTTGATAACTCATTAACAGCATTATCGCAAGACAATGTATTATTAAGCGGTTTCTACAATTACTCAACTAAAAACTTAGTTAAAGTTACAGAAGATGGTAATTTAGCTGAATCTATTAAAATCACTAACAATGATGGAAAAATTAACATTTCTTACCTAAATAGAATTATGCCTTTAACTAAAAAAGTTGCTAATCCAAACGATAAAGAAAAAGAAATGACAATTTTTACAATGGATAACACTATTTTTGCACCTAATTTATTAATACTAACAACAATTTTATCTGTTAATGATGAGTCACTTTATAATAAAGCTGTTGAAGCATTCGTTGCTTTAGGTAATAAATTAACAATAACAGAAAATGATACATTGAAAAAATCGTTAGAAGGATCAAAGTTCCTTGGCTAG
- a CDS encoding HinT-interacting membrane complex protein P80, with protein MAKGQKSFFERLTEVNDSYDEKKQNKNTTNKKKRSYVNIAILSTLAVGGILGITIPAVINSTKVTYEQPTKENVDVLEFKNSNGTVTKINVKELTNVLADTSKSNQNKVSSLYKKIILEWYKQEQRASQLYEHILNNSLISGETVRSDIKLKKIDDIRKEQKAKIEEERNNIQKKYPFQTWEKAFLEKLQTEEFGKSNTVEEATDYLVFKEIENEALRRYTIEVKSQDLTFINRVAKRDIYDIDEFGNTLPQKVLFHKGDKVLPFYEENVNYYKDTSNDKKVVTFTTRSFVETLKNPTKLIDGYFDSNSLMTVESIILPGAHNPELTKPFKFDDKSKEKLINLLSYSSIVKTKKDGENTTTEREFIQNVELFKTFEEASKYSLIKEDQTSEDFQYNKSLYSSYIESLTLTKSDTLLKNSLTTFKDLFKSNQEQALGIIASDELSSNNKKIPTIALNEIYKLPSGINSDLEKKINDLKSELSNTSGVANDQTFIEKTSLLNSYINRLINSMDNAQFDKWVKESFNTHFNINIDNKDYNSTVYKVSDKNDYYALLNNTGINLFKVNSISEKDTYMKMFKDDMINVLKGFSTHFDLVNKINRKYSEEEVVVEALKDNSMKNVLKETYNPIVTDKKEKYTDEVLEEYSNIAYSIHNGKLNVDITNNLDKVDKWIKDTYNTETNLNLSYKDAKMKVAYYDLVAKNFSYSEESAFNLYENALRKMLKQGENK; from the coding sequence ATGGCAAAAGGACAAAAGTCATTTTTTGAACGTTTAACAGAAGTTAATGACTCATACGATGAAAAAAAACAAAATAAAAATACTACTAATAAGAAAAAGAGAAGTTATGTAAATATTGCTATTTTATCAACTCTAGCAGTTGGTGGAATTTTAGGTATTACAATACCAGCAGTAATTAATAGTACAAAAGTTACTTACGAACAACCAACTAAAGAAAATGTTGATGTTTTAGAATTTAAAAATAGTAATGGTACAGTAACTAAAATTAATGTAAAAGAATTAACAAATGTTTTAGCGGATACAAGTAAAAGTAACCAAAACAAAGTAAGTTCATTATACAAAAAAATTATTTTAGAGTGATATAAACAAGAGCAACGTGCTTCACAATTATATGAACATATTTTAAATAACTCATTAATTAGTGGCGAAACAGTTAGAAGTGATATTAAACTAAAGAAAATAGACGATATTAGAAAAGAACAAAAAGCAAAAATCGAAGAAGAAAGAAATAATATTCAAAAGAAATATCCTTTCCAAACCTGAGAAAAAGCATTTCTAGAAAAATTACAAACAGAAGAATTTGGTAAAAGTAATACAGTTGAAGAAGCAACTGATTATTTAGTATTTAAAGAAATTGAGAACGAAGCATTAAGACGTTATACAATTGAAGTTAAATCACAAGATTTAACATTCATTAATAGAGTTGCTAAAAGAGATATTTACGATATAGATGAATTTGGAAATACTTTACCACAAAAAGTTTTATTCCACAAAGGTGATAAGGTTTTACCATTCTATGAAGAAAATGTAAATTACTACAAAGATACTTCTAATGATAAAAAAGTTGTTACATTTACAACACGTTCATTCGTTGAAACTTTAAAAAATCCAACAAAATTAATTGATGGTTACTTTGATTCAAATTCTTTAATGACAGTAGAGTCTATAATTTTACCTGGTGCTCATAATCCTGAATTAACAAAACCTTTTAAATTTGACGATAAATCAAAAGAAAAATTAATCAATCTTTTAAGTTATTCATCAATAGTTAAAACAAAAAAAGATGGTGAAAATACAACTACAGAAAGAGAATTTATTCAAAACGTTGAATTATTTAAAACATTCGAAGAGGCAAGTAAGTATTCTTTAATTAAAGAAGATCAAACAAGCGAAGATTTTCAATACAATAAATCATTATATTCAAGTTACATTGAATCTTTAACATTAACAAAATCAGACACACTTCTAAAAAACAGTTTAACAACATTTAAAGATTTATTTAAATCAAACCAAGAACAAGCTTTAGGAATAATTGCTAGTGATGAACTTTCATCAAATAACAAAAAAATTCCTACAATTGCTTTAAATGAAATTTATAAATTACCATCAGGTATAAACTCTGATTTAGAGAAAAAAATTAATGATCTAAAAAGTGAATTATCAAACACTAGCGGGGTTGCTAACGATCAAACATTTATTGAAAAAACATCTCTATTAAACAGTTACATTAATAGATTAATTAATTCTATGGATAATGCACAATTTGATAAATGAGTGAAAGAATCATTTAATACTCATTTCAATATTAATATCGATAATAAAGATTACAATTCTACAGTTTATAAAGTTTCTGATAAAAATGATTATTACGCTTTATTAAATAACACTGGAATTAATTTATTTAAAGTTAATTCAATATCTGAAAAAGATACTTACATGAAAATGTTTAAAGATGATATGATCAATGTTTTAAAAGGGTTCTCAACACACTTTGATTTAGTTAATAAAATTAATAGAAAATACTCTGAAGAAGAAGTTGTTGTTGAAGCTTTAAAAGATAATTCAATGAAAAATGTTTTAAAAGAAACATATAATCCAATCGTAACTGATAAAAAAGAAAAATACACAGATGAAGTTCTTGAAGAATACTCAAACATCGCTTACTCAATTCATAATGGTAAATTAAATGTTGATATTACAAATAATTTAGATAAAGTAGACAAATGAATTAAAGATACATACAACACAGAGACAAACTTAAACTTAAGTTATAAAGATGCTAAAATGAAAGTTGCATATTATGATCTTGTTGCTAAAAACTTTAGCTATTCAGAAGAAAGTGCATTTAATTTATATGAGAACGCATTAAGAAAAATGTTAAAACAAGGAGAGAATAAATAA
- a CDS encoding restriction endonuclease subunit S, with protein sequence MSNKNDFKPEIRFKEFTNDWVLKRINEIGYKFSGLTGLTKDNFVGGKSIYISYLDVYKNNIIDFLPDNYVNIHNHQNKIKIGDILVPTSSETINESGMASVFNFETSENVYLNSFCFGVRPYDVESIVPNFLGFLMRSKNIRKEIIKLSQGISRYNLNVNNFLSLQINIPNDKNEMKKIASLIDEIRQSITLLQRKLKKLENIKEFLLNKMFVSGQANFPEIRFKEFTNAWVLKPVDEIATVKTGSSNTDDATHNGIYPFFIRSEDVKKSNKYIFDKEAVITIGDGKIGSVFHYVNGKFDLHQRCYGIFDFNYVSGKYFYWYFSSHFLERALSQSAKNTVDSVRMEMITKMDIQYPNVEKEQNKITLFFDNIDSSITLLQRKLEKLENIKSTLLNKMFI encoded by the coding sequence ATGAGTAATAAGAATGATTTTAAGCCTGAAATTAGATTCAAGGAATTCACAAACGATTGAGTACTAAAACGTATCAATGAAATTGGTTACAAATTTAGTGGATTAACTGGCTTAACTAAAGATAATTTCGTGGGTGGAAAATCAATTTATATTTCGTATCTAGATGTCTATAAAAATAATATTATTGACTTTTTACCTGATAATTATGTAAATATTCATAATCATCAAAATAAAATTAAAATAGGTGATATTTTAGTACCTACTTCATCAGAAACAATTAATGAATCTGGAATGGCTTCTGTTTTTAATTTTGAAACTTCAGAAAATGTTTACTTAAATAGTTTTTGTTTCGGAGTAAGACCGTACGATGTTGAAAGTATTGTTCCTAACTTTTTAGGATTTTTAATGAGATCTAAAAACATCAGAAAAGAAATAATAAAATTATCTCAAGGTATTTCTAGATACAATCTTAATGTTAATAATTTTTTGAGTCTACAAATAAATATTCCAAATGATAAAAATGAAATGAAAAAAATCGCTTCTTTAATTGACGAAATTAGGCAATCAATTACACTTCTTCAGCGTAAGTTAAAGAAACTTGAAAATATTAAAGAGTTTTTATTGAATAAAATGTTTGTGAGCGGTCAAGCTAATTTTCCGGAAATTAGATTTAAGGAATTTACAAACGCTTGAGTACTTAAGCCTGTCGATGAAATTGCTACCGTAAAAACAGGCTCAAGTAATACAGATGATGCTACTCATAATGGTATATATCCGTTCTTTATTAGATCGGAAGACGTTAAAAAAAGTAATAAATACATTTTCGATAAAGAAGCAGTTATTACTATTGGTGATGGAAAAATAGGAAGTGTTTTTCACTACGTAAATGGTAAGTTCGATCTCCACCAAAGATGTTATGGTATATTTGATTTTAATTATGTAAGTGGTAAATATTTTTATTGATACTTTTCAAGTCATTTTTTAGAAAGAGCACTATCTCAATCAGCAAAAAATACAGTTGATTCAGTTAGAATGGAAATGATTACAAAAATGGATATTCAGTATCCAAATGTTGAAAAAGAACAAAATAAAATTACATTATTTTTTGATAATATTGACTCATCAATTACACTTCTTCAGCGTAAGCTTGAAAAACTGGAAAATATTAAGTCAACATTACTAAATAAGATGTTTATTTAA
- a CDS encoding winged helix-turn-helix domain-containing protein: MVNAKNRKKINEELVSKATPKILSKTNEVVKYLIDLIVTRKVPVNKIMPSEHALMEMFNCSRSVVVGAYQKLYALGAVYTISKRGHFVAENFYNLIKPISFLIGADRVRGIEKENPTEPEWFHEKRIIFVDGFRQFRTSYEIDGELIGEADIFLSTKNIDQFEPISLNKPIIDTLAERSSLTNIVYELKYEDVKMFGENKLVVITMWGYDNESISIAAKFYVKPENFIFFHQEFSLY; encoded by the coding sequence ATGGTAAACGCAAAAAATAGAAAAAAAATTAATGAAGAATTAGTTTCTAAAGCAACTCCTAAAATATTAAGTAAAACTAATGAAGTTGTCAAATATTTAATTGATTTAATAGTAACAAGAAAAGTTCCTGTTAATAAAATTATGCCTTCAGAGCACGCATTAATGGAAATGTTTAATTGCTCTAGAAGTGTTGTTGTAGGTGCTTATCAAAAACTATACGCTCTTGGTGCTGTTTACACAATTTCTAAAAGAGGACACTTTGTCGCTGAGAATTTTTACAACTTAATTAAACCAATTAGCTTTTTAATTGGTGCTGATAGAGTTAGAGGTATCGAAAAAGAAAATCCAACTGAACCTGAATGATTCCATGAAAAAAGAATAATTTTTGTTGATGGTTTTAGACAATTCCGTACATCATATGAAATTGACGGAGAATTAATTGGTGAAGCAGATATATTTTTATCAACTAAAAATATAGATCAATTTGAACCTATAAGTTTAAATAAACCAATTATCGATACTTTAGCTGAAAGAAGTAGTTTAACAAATATTGTTTATGAGTTAAAGTACGAAGATGTTAAAATGTTTGGAGAGAATAAACTAGTTGTTATAACTATGTGAGGTTACGATAACGAAAGTATTAGCATTGCTGCTAAATTCTACGTTAAACCAGAAAACTTTATTTTCTTCCACCAAGAATTTTCATTATATTAA
- a CDS encoding alpha-amylase family glycosyl hydrolase, translating into MNLKDKAIKKYLNLTYKKYLKNQLRKEYAKWDDPKYKDNINQTYKDLWKTAPKAEPLQNYKNTNVMYQVLVYSFADGNNDGIGDFIGLKNKIDYLSNLGIDQIWLSPIHPSSSYHGYNVKDYCNVADQLGGMDAFIDFLSAAHKKGIKVYLDLIFNHTSFEHPWFQKAIEGDELYKRYYRIEPDLDINDPDVKLDKEFYRKSFPKVNQTPTNKHYLARFSYSMPDLNLDNKEVIDELAEIQKFWTAVGVDGFRYDAIAEYFSSEIETKNNFNEAKIFSILRKASDEITKPAGRDDVFMVGEWVFTDTLKGLQYLKDGDQLGLNTIYDGFKYFRQNTDVRIPFKDLKELVKKYEEASPISRWMPFIDNHDTKRWLEVFREEVSKNKPYQLTKKLTELEKDNLKIAMFQLMALPGNPIIYQGDELYYFGTRYYGDPSLREPMKWSNPQENCFIYDGIVIENLEEYILLTSATQLPVIEEAIKVENSPYSLIQYMSKLREEFPFLKETNSDTIADPYTFVDTDDYSSVTVRKAPGQEKEFLLFAFCNYKNERLNFIKISRDYHFKPILLNKTNNYGWNFEMKQGGYAIFKLIKK; encoded by the coding sequence ATGAATTTAAAAGATAAAGCAATAAAAAAATATTTAAACTTAACATATAAAAAATATTTAAAAAATCAACTTAGAAAAGAATATGCTAAGTGAGATGACCCAAAATACAAGGATAATATTAACCAAACTTATAAAGATTTATGAAAGACTGCTCCAAAAGCTGAACCATTACAAAACTACAAAAATACAAATGTAATGTACCAAGTATTAGTTTACTCATTTGCTGATGGAAATAATGATGGGATAGGTGATTTTATTGGTTTAAAAAATAAAATCGACTATTTATCAAATTTAGGAATTGACCAAATTTGATTATCACCAATTCACCCTTCATCAAGTTATCACGGTTACAATGTAAAAGATTACTGTAATGTTGCAGATCAATTAGGTGGTATGGATGCTTTTATTGATTTTTTAAGTGCAGCACACAAGAAAGGAATTAAAGTTTATTTAGACTTAATTTTTAACCATACATCATTTGAACACCCATGATTCCAAAAAGCAATCGAAGGTGATGAATTATACAAAAGATATTACAGAATAGAGCCTGATTTAGACATTAATGATCCAGATGTTAAATTAGATAAGGAATTTTACAGAAAAAGCTTTCCAAAAGTTAATCAAACTCCTACAAATAAGCATTATTTAGCTAGATTTTCATACTCAATGCCCGACTTAAACTTAGATAATAAAGAAGTTATTGATGAATTAGCTGAAATTCAAAAATTCTGAACTGCAGTTGGAGTTGATGGATTTAGATATGATGCTATAGCAGAATATTTTTCAAGTGAAATCGAAACAAAAAACAATTTTAATGAAGCTAAAATATTCTCAATATTGAGAAAAGCTAGTGACGAAATCACTAAACCAGCAGGACGTGATGATGTGTTCATGGTTGGTGAATGAGTATTCACAGATACACTTAAAGGACTACAATATTTAAAAGACGGAGATCAATTAGGTTTAAACACTATTTATGATGGATTTAAATACTTTAGACAAAATACTGATGTTAGAATTCCGTTTAAAGACTTAAAAGAACTAGTTAAAAAATATGAAGAAGCATCTCCAATTAGTAGATGAATGCCTTTCATAGATAATCACGACACAAAAAGATGATTAGAAGTATTCAGAGAAGAAGTTTCTAAAAATAAACCATATCAGTTAACTAAAAAGTTAACTGAACTAGAGAAAGATAACTTAAAAATAGCTATGTTTCAACTAATGGCATTACCTGGTAATCCAATTATTTATCAAGGTGATGAATTATACTACTTTGGAACAAGATATTATGGTGACCCTTCTTTAAGAGAACCGATGAAATGATCAAATCCACAAGAGAATTGTTTCATTTATGATGGTATTGTTATTGAGAACTTAGAAGAATATATTTTATTAACTTCTGCAACTCAATTACCAGTAATCGAAGAAGCTATTAAAGTTGAAAATTCACCTTATAGTTTAATTCAATATATGTCTAAATTACGTGAAGAATTTCCTTTCTTAAAAGAAACAAATTCTGATACAATTGCAGACCCTTATACATTTGTTGATACAGATGATTACTCAAGTGTTACAGTAAGAAAAGCACCAGGTCAAGAAAAAGAATTCTTACTTTTTGCCTTCTGTAATTACAAAAACGAAAGATTAAATTTTATTAAAATTTCAAGAGATTACCACTTTAAACCTATCTTGTTAAATAAAACAAATAATTACGGTTGAAACTTCGAAATGAAGCAAGGTGGATACGCAATTTTTAAATTGATAAAAAAATAA